A single genomic interval of bacterium harbors:
- a CDS encoding DUF4804 domain-containing protein yields MKKYILHLIMILFWSSVIEPMEREEEQENKQIEISIVAYHSKRSIDEQDNEAKQLLQLHDGTVYSLRNKKQAFQPLDQNSSGKSLFDEKNGSFRTQMNDFSNMTIPFQEGNQDYALVVSDNKLEKNKALIRKIIDEDADDPYSILHNTEIISARILNAKDERPILVTGSQWPSIKITYKKNNQWKTESFLDNCFLLGADANGMVIAKINEKNNFAFWVQRRLNKMFAKELNDDLVCRVTLYAVFFDDLNTVNKKTGKVIEKIIEELENNISENRVRYNDKANITISRLSLNVSFTKNELENYQNYFPKVGITKNSAVVIHTQDYAELLQDKKNRLNLSYESPAFSFSYKKEGNNWIVNRTQTEDIFKNDATSFESIKNIHMINSAECIVALQNDIKKISINKDSGQATLISASIGNLPKKANIITTVFSKQNNTLHVLLDGDGSSRAKTEEATVKIEKDETQHLADFKYSEEINTIFQKTSAFQEKFTAIKMQDNNTIKTFFEKIDKNEKGTVQNEIVSFAQDAKIFVDDNILDLISEILTFKVLAGSKKEREYYKKFLSNPNELSLIDEDTYRKDGYKLRGDTTATFQTKLFLQSLMKKKYFTFFNTREENGTFIVNNGIALEGNFKNFQAWKEVQIKKESEGDFDIENVLTLDEMKIASLISTMSQTHFINNGRRQNNARLELETLRLNKGYVAAQVGCCFETENWLEWQDILITKAQNTKENGYGLVSEISVQVKTHQIWEQFYSDINKVKWNDKLMFDEVNSVIKKFQTYHKETKIDQIQYVKLTASEENPIYFYIDAYKARMKAVLVPFLKMAEQIGTKEKKDIALYVTGLGLGVWSELPEPYKEMQTIRILPSALQQEFQTYFDVTVNDNINLLQYLCAYLQIKIYEAYFKNNKNTRIKELYFAWFLNNKDSTSTVLKLNSDANLKNEINVEKDGRIKELTKWNKTHVFWTTLPPASSYFEKENRINVSNFAWDGATHVGNEYWLGEKYLSQSADPAAVACSHIGTYQNPWINEKLLENIEFVE; encoded by the coding sequence AATGGAACGTGAAGAAGAACAAGAAAATAAACAAATTGAAATAAGCATTGTCGCATATCATTCAAAACGTTCAATTGATGAGCAAGATAATGAAGCAAAACAGTTACTCCAACTTCATGATGGCACTGTGTATTCTTTAAGAAATAAAAAACAAGCATTTCAGCCTCTCGATCAGAACAGTTCTGGCAAATCTCTATTTGACGAAAAAAATGGCAGTTTTAGAACCCAAATGAACGATTTTTCAAATATGACTATTCCTTTTCAAGAAGGTAATCAGGATTATGCCTTGGTAGTATCAGATAATAAACTTGAAAAGAATAAGGCATTAATAAGAAAAATAATCGATGAAGATGCTGACGATCCATATTCAATTTTGCACAACACGGAAATTATTTCTGCAAGAATTTTGAATGCAAAAGATGAAAGGCCAATACTTGTCACCGGTTCACAATGGCCATCGATCAAAATTACCTATAAAAAGAATAATCAATGGAAAACCGAATCGTTTTTAGACAACTGTTTTTTATTAGGTGCAGATGCAAATGGAATGGTTATTGCAAAAATTAATGAAAAAAATAATTTTGCTTTTTGGGTACAAAGACGGCTCAACAAAATGTTTGCCAAAGAACTTAACGATGATCTTGTATGCAGAGTTACTTTGTATGCAGTGTTTTTTGATGATCTGAATACTGTAAACAAAAAAACTGGTAAAGTAATCGAAAAAATAATAGAAGAGCTTGAAAACAATATAAGTGAGAATCGGGTTAGGTATAACGACAAAGCAAATATAACTATATCTAGACTTTCTTTAAACGTAAGTTTTACAAAAAATGAGCTTGAAAATTATCAAAACTATTTTCCAAAAGTTGGAATTACGAAAAACAGTGCAGTGGTTATCCACACGCAAGACTATGCCGAACTCTTGCAAGACAAAAAAAACAGACTTAATTTGTCATATGAAAGCCCAGCATTTTCATTTAGTTACAAAAAAGAAGGTAATAACTGGATTGTTAATAGAACTCAAACAGAAGATATTTTCAAGAATGATGCTACAAGTTTTGAGTCTATTAAAAATATTCATATGATCAATTCAGCCGAATGCATTGTTGCTCTTCAAAATGATATAAAAAAAATAAGCATTAACAAAGATAGTGGTCAAGCAACGTTAATAAGCGCTTCAATCGGTAACCTGCCAAAAAAGGCTAACATTATCACAACAGTGTTTAGTAAGCAAAATAACACGTTGCATGTACTTTTGGATGGAGATGGTTCAAGCCGTGCAAAGACTGAAGAAGCAACTGTTAAAATAGAAAAAGATGAAACTCAACACCTTGCTGATTTTAAATATTCAGAAGAAATCAACACAATTTTTCAAAAAACAAGCGCTTTTCAAGAAAAATTTACAGCAATTAAGATGCAAGATAATAATACTATTAAAACTTTTTTTGAAAAGATAGATAAGAATGAAAAAGGTACTGTTCAAAATGAGATTGTGAGCTTTGCACAAGATGCGAAAATCTTTGTTGATGACAATATTCTAGATTTGATTAGTGAAATTCTTACCTTCAAAGTTCTTGCCGGCAGCAAAAAAGAAAGAGAATATTATAAAAAATTTCTTTCTAATCCAAACGAGCTATCATTGATTGATGAGGATACATATCGTAAAGACGGTTATAAATTAAGAGGCGATACTACAGCTACATTTCAAACTAAATTGTTTTTACAATCACTCATGAAAAAGAAATATTTTACTTTTTTCAATACTAGAGAAGAAAATGGTACATTTATTGTCAATAATGGCATAGCTTTAGAAGGAAACTTTAAAAATTTTCAAGCATGGAAAGAAGTGCAAATTAAGAAAGAATCTGAAGGTGATTTTGACATTGAAAACGTGTTGACGCTTGATGAAATGAAAATCGCTTCATTAATAAGTACAATGAGTCAAACACATTTTATCAATAATGGACGTCGGCAAAATAATGCAAGGTTGGAACTAGAAACGTTGCGTTTGAACAAAGGATATGTTGCAGCGCAAGTTGGATGTTGCTTTGAAACAGAAAACTGGCTTGAATGGCAAGATATATTGATAACAAAAGCTCAAAACACAAAAGAAAATGGATATGGCCTTGTATCTGAAATAAGTGTTCAAGTTAAAACTCATCAAATTTGGGAACAATTTTATTCTGATATAAATAAAGTAAAATGGAATGATAAATTAATGTTTGATGAGGTTAATTCAGTAATAAAAAAATTTCAAACGTATCACAAAGAAACAAAAATCGATCAAATCCAATATGTAAAATTGACTGCTAGCGAAGAAAATCCTATCTATTTTTATATCGATGCATACAAAGCGCGAATGAAAGCGGTTCTTGTGCCATTCTTGAAAATGGCTGAACAAATTGGCACGAAAGAAAAAAAAGATATAGCACTTTATGTTACCGGCCTTGGTCTGGGCGTTTGGTCTGAACTTCCAGAACCGTATAAAGAAATGCAAACTATACGGATTCTTCCTTCCGCATTGCAACAAGAGTTTCAAACTTATTTTGATGTAACGGTTAATGACAACATCAATCTGTTGCAATATCTATGTGCGTATCTTCAAATAAAAATATATGAAGCTTATTTTAAAAATAACAAAAATACGAGAATAAAAGAACTTTATTTTGCATGGTTCTTGAACAATAAAGACTCAACAAGCACGGTGTTAAAATTAAACAGTGATGCAAATCTTAAAAATGAAATAAACGTTGAAAAAGATGGTCGAATAAAAGAACTGACAAAATGGAATAAAACTCACGTTTTCTGGACAACCCTGCCACCAGCTTCATCATATTTTGAAAAAGAAAACAGAATAAATGTTTCAAATTTTGCATGGGATGGTGCAACCCACGTTGGTAATGAATACTGGCTGGGAGAGAAGTACTTGTCTCAATCAGCAGATCCTGCAGCTGTTGCATGTTCACACATTGGAACGTATCAAAATCCATGGATCAATGAAAAGTTGCTTGAAAATATTGAGTTTGTTGAATAA
- the tnpA gene encoding IS200/IS605 family transposase codes for MENRTTSSYASLSHSKWNCKYHIIFVPKYRKKILYGKVRQFLAEVFHELASQKGCKIEKGNMVQDHVHMLISIPPKYSVAEVVGFIKGKSAIAVARRFGGRARNFNGERLWARGYAVSTVGFEKAQIYAYIKNQNQLDSLGYDESGEF; via the coding sequence ATGGAAAACAGAACAACATCATCATATGCAAGTTTAAGTCATTCGAAATGGAACTGCAAATATCACATAATATTTGTTCCGAAATACCGGAAGAAAATTTTGTACGGAAAAGTCAGGCAATTTTTGGCGGAAGTATTTCATGAATTGGCGAGTCAAAAAGGATGTAAAATAGAGAAAGGGAATATGGTTCAGGATCATGTTCATATGTTGATAAGTATACCGCCAAAATATTCTGTAGCAGAAGTTGTAGGATTTATCAAAGGTAAAAGTGCGATAGCTGTTGCGCGAAGGTTTGGTGGAAGAGCAAGGAATTTTAACGGTGAACGATTGTGGGCACGAGGTTATGCTGTTTCTACTGTTGGTTTTGAAAAAGCACAGATATACGCTTACATCAAAAACCAAAATCAACTTGATTCTCTTGGTTACGATGAATCCGGTGAATTTTAA
- a CDS encoding FkbM family methyltransferase — translation MKKLYVSALLYSFVQLQAIEIIDILALLPLPDDQMCSQYCQDNFIDTLITRKKENGFFVDIGAHDGKKWSNSYFFEKVRNWNGICIEPIQEVYQELVKNRTVLCICGGVSSYDGIAEFYRVQGEPEQLSGLVSTYHPDHKNRMSYEIRRDNGGLEIQLIPVFTLNTILENYKVFSVDYLSVDTEGSEFEIIKAIDFDRFHIQVMSIENTHHGQALRDFLKSKGFTFVARLFNCDDIFINTKQVQ, via the coding sequence ATGAAAAAACTGTATGTAAGTGCCTTGCTCTATAGTTTTGTGCAGCTTCAAGCCATAGAAATTATAGACATTTTAGCCCTTTTGCCACTGCCAGATGATCAGATGTGCAGTCAATATTGTCAGGACAATTTCATTGATACATTGATTACACGAAAAAAAGAGAACGGTTTTTTTGTTGATATCGGTGCGCATGATGGAAAAAAATGGAGTAACTCATATTTTTTTGAAAAGGTCAGGAACTGGAATGGGATCTGCATCGAGCCTATTCAGGAGGTATACCAAGAGCTGGTCAAAAATCGAACTGTTTTGTGCATCTGCGGTGGTGTAAGTTCGTATGATGGCATAGCTGAATTTTATCGAGTGCAAGGTGAACCGGAACAGCTTTCAGGACTTGTTTCAACGTATCATCCCGACCATAAAAACCGAATGTCATATGAAATTAGACGTGACAATGGTGGGCTTGAAATTCAGCTTATACCAGTTTTTACATTGAATACTATTCTTGAAAACTATAAGGTTTTTTCAGTTGACTACCTTTCTGTCGATACCGAGGGTAGCGAATTTGAAATTATCAAAGCGATCGATTTTGATCGGTTTCACATTCAGGTGATGAGCATTGAAAATACCCATCATGGCCAAGCTCTCAGAGACTTTTTAAAATCAAAAGGGTTTACGTTTGTTGCACGTCTTTTTAATTGTGATGATATTTTTATAAATACAAAGCAGGTTCAATGA
- a CDS encoding glycosyltransferase family 2 protein — MKKIISIFILLRLACLNAQYPKKIVALVPGHNDARYLSNCFKALASYADAIVYLDDASTDDSVEVARSLKKECNIEQIILKEEWIRHAGLDRNILLNAGRAIGGTHFITLDADEMFTANCLENNYLKDIILNLKPGESLFMIWIQLWRSLDHYRYDESVWTHNYKPFAFCDDGVCAHAPHCLNERRIPDNLQGKQWFLEGYRYGVLHFQFVNFENLLIKQAWYRCLERVLKKNRSVESINQEYFPSKDESGLATEQSAAFWFERYAFFDPVAPKKQETWRVENVMNWFEKHGLNRFAGLDIWDVQWPFAKWISEGSTFLDTFITQKKYNGYFAILHQTGKTFFMKVS; from the coding sequence ATGAAAAAAATAATAAGCATTTTCATTTTGTTGCGGCTTGCTTGCTTAAATGCGCAATACCCAAAAAAAATTGTTGCACTCGTTCCTGGACATAACGATGCTCGCTATCTGTCTAACTGTTTTAAAGCGTTAGCATCTTATGCAGATGCAATTGTCTATCTTGACGATGCTTCCACTGATGATAGCGTTGAAGTTGCGCGTAGTTTAAAAAAAGAATGTAACATCGAACAGATTATTCTTAAAGAAGAATGGATTCGTCATGCAGGACTTGACAGAAATATACTTCTGAATGCAGGACGAGCGATCGGGGGCACCCATTTTATTACTCTTGATGCTGACGAAATGTTTACTGCAAACTGCTTGGAAAATAACTATTTAAAAGATATTATTTTGAATTTAAAGCCTGGTGAATCACTTTTCATGATCTGGATTCAGTTGTGGCGCTCGCTTGATCATTACCGGTATGATGAATCAGTCTGGACTCATAACTACAAACCATTTGCATTTTGTGACGATGGTGTTTGCGCTCACGCACCACATTGCTTAAATGAACGAAGAATTCCAGATAATCTGCAGGGCAAGCAATGGTTTTTGGAAGGATATCGGTATGGGGTACTCCATTTTCAGTTTGTTAACTTTGAAAATTTACTGATAAAACAGGCATGGTATCGCTGTCTGGAGCGCGTTTTAAAAAAGAATCGTTCTGTCGAAAGCATCAACCAAGAATATTTTCCAAGCAAGGACGAATCAGGACTGGCGACAGAACAATCAGCTGCTTTTTGGTTTGAAAGGTACGCTTTTTTTGATCCAGTTGCACCAAAAAAACAGGAAACATGGCGTGTCGAAAATGTTATGAACTGGTTTGAGAAGCACGGATTAAACAGATTTGCAGGTCTTGACATCTGGGATGTGCAATGGCCTTTTGCAAAATGGATTTCAGAGGGTAGCACTTTTCTTGATACTTTTATCACTCAAAAAAAATATAACGGTTACTTTGCGATTTTACATCAAACTGGCAAGACCTTTTTTATGAAGGTTTCTTAA
- a CDS encoding transposase: protein MAYSLDFRRRVLKIREELKLTAEQTAEKFQVGSATLFRWMKKVEPKKRNKRATKIDMKALEEDVLRCPDAYERERAVKLGVAKSTVHYALKRLGITHKKNAQTPESIPRRKKKLLKISMSI from the coding sequence ATGGCATATTCATTAGATTTTAGAAGAAGAGTATTGAAGATAAGGGAAGAATTAAAGTTAACAGCTGAACAAACTGCAGAGAAATTTCAGGTTGGAAGCGCGACATTATTTCGATGGATGAAAAAGGTCGAACCGAAAAAGAGAAATAAGAGAGCAACCAAGATAGACATGAAAGCGCTTGAGGAGGATGTTTTGAGATGTCCAGATGCCTATGAAAGAGAGCGTGCTGTAAAACTGGGTGTCGCAAAATCAACGGTTCATTATGCATTAAAACGACTCGGTATAACTCATAAAAAAAACGCTCAAACACCCGAAAGCATCCCCAGAAGAAAGAAAAAGCTTCTTAAAATTAGTATGTCGATATAA
- a CDS encoding transposase, whose translation MAYLDESGFCKSVLRTHGCSKKGSRCHGSYDWGAKARTNAIAALIGSSLITATLFECSIDSTLFYHFIVDELLPKLSSKTVIVMDNAAFHKVKGIQDVIKQAGHILLFLPPYSPDLNPIEHKWAQLKSLRKESGNSVYDLFKQNISINAF comes from the coding sequence ATCGCCTATCTTGATGAAAGTGGATTCTGCAAGTCTGTTTTACGAACTCATGGATGCTCAAAAAAAGGTTCTCGATGTCATGGTTCATACGATTGGGGAGCAAAAGCACGAACCAATGCAATTGCTGCTTTAATTGGATCATCACTCATTACCGCTACGCTTTTTGAATGTAGTATTGACAGCACTCTTTTTTACCACTTTATTGTTGATGAGCTTCTGCCAAAATTAAGTTCAAAAACGGTGATTGTTATGGACAATGCAGCTTTTCACAAGGTCAAGGGTATCCAGGATGTGATCAAACAGGCCGGGCATATCCTACTCTTTTTGCCACCTTATTCTCCAGATCTCAATCCCATTGAACATAAATGGGCCCAGCTTAAATCTCTTCGTAAAGAATCAGGAAATTCAGTTTATGATCTTTTTAAACAAAATATCTCTATCAATGCATTTTGA
- a CDS encoding glycosyltransferase → MKVFSLALSFLCISLDVFSLPFRVSIITSVFDGDAYIKRFMENIVQQTIFHECELLLINANSPGNEDEVINEYIKQYPENIKYIKLSYDPGVYGVWNLGCFVAHAPYVTNANLDDLRYADCLEKHADYLDAHPEIALVFSDYFVSYDPVNSIENCELVARASADDAQPTKKMVQRCVAGPQPMWRKSVHQRSGYFNQQFLYSGDWEFWNRLANDGFEFAKVPGVGGVYYYNPNGLSTNSNPQKVARRQAEDNWIVQIYRDMWTS, encoded by the coding sequence ATGAAAGTCTTTTCGTTAGCCCTGTCTTTTTTATGTATCTCATTGGATGTTTTTTCGTTACCATTTCGAGTATCAATTATCACGTCTGTTTTTGATGGTGACGCGTATATTAAAAGATTCATGGAAAACATTGTACAGCAGACAATTTTTCATGAATGCGAACTGCTTTTGATTAATGCAAACTCTCCAGGCAATGAAGATGAGGTTATTAATGAATATATAAAACAGTATCCAGAAAACATTAAATATATCAAACTTTCCTATGATCCGGGCGTGTACGGGGTATGGAACCTTGGCTGTTTTGTTGCACATGCACCTTATGTTACCAATGCAAATCTTGATGATCTGCGATACGCGGACTGTCTTGAAAAACATGCTGATTATTTAGATGCACATCCTGAAATTGCACTTGTGTTTTCAGATTATTTTGTCAGTTACGATCCGGTCAACAGCATTGAAAACTGTGAACTGGTTGCTCGTGCCTCTGCGGATGATGCACAGCCGACCAAAAAAATGGTCCAACGCTGCGTTGCAGGCCCCCAGCCGATGTGGCGTAAATCAGTCCATCAAAGATCCGGATACTTTAATCAACAGTTCTTGTATTCAGGCGACTGGGAATTCTGGAATCGGCTTGCTAATGATGGTTTTGAGTTTGCAAAGGTTCCGGGCGTTGGCGGTGTCTATTATTATAATCCCAACGGTCTTTCAACAAATAGTAATCCACAAAAAGTTGCACGTCGCCAAGCTGAAGATAACTGGATTGTGCAGATCTATCGCGATATGTGGACAAGTTAA
- a CDS encoding MepB family protein: MNNQVSPENLLGAFEFLKIYFSSSSLENMIIDKEGGEYDACSFVINNRIILFRKAKKTPKKDGFFVAIWIRDLFTQKTRPFDASDIFDFFVIFASEDAHEQHLFIINKSELQTYAIVSTNFQGGKRGFRLYPPSTICMSFQAYRTQQWQKQFFVGF, from the coding sequence ATGAATAATCAAGTCAGTCCTGAAAATCTGCTTGGTGCTTTTGAATTTTTAAAAATATACTTTTCTTCATCAAGTCTTGAAAATATGATCATTGATAAAGAAGGTGGTGAGTATGATGCATGCTCATTCGTAATAAACAATAGAATCATTTTATTCAGAAAAGCGAAAAAGACACCTAAAAAAGATGGCTTTTTTGTAGCGATCTGGATACGTGATCTATTCACACAAAAAACGAGACCTTTTGATGCATCAGATATATTTGATTTTTTCGTAATTTTTGCTTCTGAAGATGCACATGAGCAGCATCTTTTCATTATCAACAAATCAGAACTACAAACGTATGCTATTGTATCTACCAATTTTCAGGGTGGCAAGCGAGGTTTTCGCTTGTATCCACCATCAACCATCTGCATGTCGTTTCAAGCGTACAGAACGCAACAGTGGCAAAAGCAGTTTTTTGTCGGATTTTAA
- a CDS encoding proline--tRNA ligase, whose translation MKQLPNLKDTFAEWYQEVIFQAELVDRSPVRGTMVVRPYGCALWEQMVKVLDERFKATGHENALFPLFIPESFLKREAEHVEGFAPELAIVTHAGGKELEEPLVVRPTSETIIHYMFAQWIKSWRDLPLKINQWANVVRWEMRPRPFLRTTEFYWQEGHTAHATLKEAEQEAQMMLGEYVSFAHNYLAIPVIIGEKTDSEKFPGAVTTFTFEGVMQDGKALQMGTSHLLSQSFAHAFDMKFQAQDGSVAYPFLTSWGVTTRLIGATVMTHGDQKGLVLPPRIAPIQVVIIPILKAQENNEAIINACQNVAAELKAQNVRVLVDLSENQTPGAKFFKWELKGVPIRIECGPKDVALSQVCMVTRLTGQKQFVPFQKLRESIQETLESIHKQMLQAAEKRITDLINSSAKLAEFGPLMDAQNGVFKTAWCGSSACEAEVKLYKATVRCIIKEPIENPECFVCTNKPVHTIIVAKAY comes from the coding sequence ATGAAACAACTGCCAAACTTAAAAGATACTTTTGCAGAATGGTATCAGGAAGTCATATTTCAAGCTGAACTGGTCGATCGTTCTCCTGTTCGAGGAACAATGGTTGTACGTCCGTATGGCTGCGCGCTGTGGGAACAGATGGTTAAAGTCCTTGATGAAAGATTTAAAGCTACAGGGCATGAAAATGCCTTATTTCCATTATTTATCCCAGAATCCTTTCTAAAAAGAGAAGCTGAGCATGTGGAAGGTTTTGCCCCCGAACTTGCAATCGTCACTCATGCAGGCGGAAAAGAGTTAGAAGAACCGCTCGTGGTTCGTCCAACTTCAGAAACGATTATTCATTATATGTTTGCGCAATGGATCAAGTCATGGCGCGATCTACCATTAAAAATAAATCAGTGGGCAAACGTCGTTCGATGGGAGATGCGACCAAGGCCATTCTTGCGAACAACTGAGTTTTATTGGCAAGAAGGGCATACCGCACATGCAACGCTCAAAGAAGCTGAGCAGGAAGCGCAGATGATGTTGGGCGAATATGTTTCGTTTGCACATAATTACCTTGCAATCCCGGTTATCATTGGTGAAAAAACTGATAGTGAAAAATTTCCCGGTGCAGTTACTACATTTACCTTCGAAGGGGTGATGCAGGATGGAAAAGCTCTTCAGATGGGCACCTCGCACCTTTTGTCCCAAAGTTTTGCTCATGCATTTGATATGAAATTTCAGGCACAAGATGGGTCTGTTGCCTATCCATTTTTAACCAGTTGGGGCGTAACTACACGATTAATTGGTGCTACGGTTATGACACATGGCGATCAAAAAGGTCTTGTGTTGCCACCACGCATTGCCCCAATTCAAGTGGTCATTATCCCCATTTTGAAAGCACAGGAAAACAACGAAGCAATTATTAATGCGTGTCAAAATGTTGCAGCCGAGCTCAAGGCACAGAATGTTCGTGTTTTGGTGGATCTATCTGAAAATCAGACACCAGGCGCAAAATTCTTTAAATGGGAGCTCAAAGGTGTTCCGATTCGTATCGAATGTGGTCCAAAAGATGTGGCGCTTTCTCAGGTGTGCATGGTAACACGATTGACTGGGCAAAAACAGTTTGTTCCTTTTCAAAAGCTTCGTGAATCAATACAGGAAACGCTTGAATCTATTCACAAACAGATGCTACAAGCAGCAGAAAAACGCATTACGGATTTAATCAACAGTAGTGCCAAGCTTGCTGAATTTGGACCATTGATGGATGCGCAAAACGGTGTATTCAAAACAGCATGGTGTGGATCTTCAGCATGTGAAGCAGAAGTCAAGTTGTATAAAGCAACAGTCAGATGCATCATAAAAGAACCGATTGAAAACCCTGAATGTTTTGTTTGCACCAATAAACCCGTACATACCATTATTGTTGCAAAAGCATATTAG
- a CDS encoding histidine biosynthesis protein HisIE: MSEMLKSAEELATKKPARRKTAAKRKAATTRTKTAKKAAPKRKATAKKAAPKRKVVKKATAKRRTVAKKAAPARKRVVKKAAAKRKTTSKKVASKRRSTTTTTTTKVAAKRPAKKRMAKRRMTVAKKAAHSAKAHAKHAR; this comes from the coding sequence ATGTCAGAAATGCTAAAAAGCGCAGAAGAGCTTGCAACCAAAAAGCCAGCTCGTCGCAAAACAGCTGCAAAGCGTAAAGCAGCAACAACGCGTACCAAGACGGCGAAAAAAGCAGCTCCTAAACGTAAAGCAACTGCCAAAAAAGCTGCTCCTAAACGCAAAGTTGTAAAAAAAGCAACTGCAAAACGTCGCACAGTTGCAAAAAAAGCAGCTCCAGCACGTAAGCGAGTGGTCAAAAAGGCTGCTGCAAAGCGTAAAACAACTTCAAAAAAAGTCGCGTCTAAGCGTAGATCAACCACTACTACTACTACTACTAAAGTTGCTGCAAAGCGTCCTGCTAAAAAGCGTATGGCAAAACGCCGCATGACGGTAGCAAAAAAGGCTGCTCATTCAGCTAAAGCTCATGCAAAGCACGCTCGATAA
- a CDS encoding DMT family transporter — MIIYIFLFNLLMAVTFTFSKAALWYMSPIMLMCARFLIGGLVLFFYQYFTNNLPKIKKSDVKELALLIFIAFYLSFVFDNWGLQFVKSSESSLIYNLMPLSTALIGFFMFKETISLLQSLTLFFGFASLWPILEFDFENTDLINVFEVTLYARLAILLSVFFGAYGWLLMQRLIIEKKYSPLNLNMIGLLGAGCLSLLQIAVQKVSPYQQPLFKLDPSYMNDQIYLFFNYFFSVDSSIAITAMFHIVVLIIITHVIGYPLYGYLLKRYSATLLALSGCTIPLISAFAGRFFLKERLPSGFWLSFLMMSICVLLFYYEEEKRTGKVF; from the coding sequence ATGATTATCTATATTTTTCTCTTTAACCTACTTATGGCAGTTACCTTTACTTTTTCAAAAGCAGCCCTCTGGTACATGAGTCCTATCATGCTTATGTGTGCACGGTTTCTTATTGGAGGTCTTGTTTTATTTTTCTACCAATATTTTACTAATAACCTACCAAAGATAAAAAAATCTGACGTTAAAGAGCTTGCATTACTTATTTTTATTGCATTTTATTTATCGTTTGTTTTTGACAACTGGGGATTACAGTTTGTTAAGTCTTCTGAATCTTCTCTAATATACAATTTAATGCCACTATCAACAGCTTTAATTGGTTTTTTTATGTTCAAAGAAACGATTAGCCTTTTGCAATCACTAACACTATTTTTTGGTTTTGCTTCTTTGTGGCCTATTCTTGAGTTTGATTTTGAAAACACAGATCTAATCAATGTTTTTGAGGTTACTTTGTATGCTCGACTTGCAATTTTGCTCTCGGTGTTCTTTGGGGCATATGGCTGGCTTTTAATGCAAAGACTTATCATTGAAAAAAAGTATAGCCCTTTAAATTTGAACATGATTGGACTGTTGGGTGCGGGATGTCTCAGTTTGTTGCAGATTGCGGTACAAAAAGTATCCCCATATCAGCAGCCACTTTTTAAGTTAGATCCGAGTTATATGAATGATCAGATCTATCTTTTTTTCAACTATTTCTTTTCAGTTGACAGCTCAATTGCTATTACTGCCATGTTTCATATTGTCGTCTTAATTATAATAACTCATGTAATCGGATATCCATTATATGGTTATTTATTGAAAAGGTATTCCGCAACCCTTCTTGCCCTTTCAGGATGCACCATACCATTAATTTCTGCTTTTGCTGGTAGGTTTTTTTTAAAAGAGCGGCTACCGAGCGGATTTTGGCTATCGTTTTTGATGATGAGCATCTGTGTTTTATTATTTTATTATGAAGAAGAAAAAAGGACCGGTAAAGTTTTTTAG